In Populus alba chromosome 4, ASM523922v2, whole genome shotgun sequence, the genomic window TATATGCTTTGGAGATGACATGTTGTTGTTTGCTAAAACTAGTGAAGCACAACTTAAGAGAGTATTGTATTGTTTGAAGTTGTTTAGAAGTATTGCATCATTTGAAGTTGTTTAGTGACTCATTAGGCCAAAAAGATCAATATCatcaagacaaaaatatttttctttaagaatGTCTCATCCAATTTAGCAAGAATCATTAGTAGGAACAATAGTTTTTACTAGATCGGATGACCTTGAAAAATATCTTGGGTCCCATTATTACATTAGAGAATAACATAACAAACTTATGTTTATatcataaagaacatgaaacAGAAAATGGCAACAAGGAAGTCTTAAAACTTATCATTAGCATGGATAACAACTTTATGCAAATAAGTTCTGTCAACAATGCCTTTATACCCCCATACAGTACTCGCttatcttgaaattaatttgtaagtATATTGAGAGAAATTGCAAGGATTTTATATAGGGAGATAATGAAGATAGGAAGAAAGTCTACCTAGTCAAATTGGATTATGTTTGTGGTTTTAAAATGGAGGAAGGTTTAGGAATAAGAAAGATGCTTAATATGAATAGATATATAATTCAGGATATTTATGCTTAATCAAATAGATATATAATTCTAAAAACTTATGTTCTAATGGAATTATATTCATCATAAATAAGACAAATGCTATTCATAATTAAGTTATATTTGGTAATAATTTAGAGAATTGTTTAAGAGAGTTTTATgtctaaatcataaaaaaaaaaaaaaacactaaaaccatcaatttaatttattattattttcaattcaaacacatgttaattaaaacacttgcaaaaaaacactaattgCTCAATTTTTCTAAAGATATGCTTTTCcattaagaaattatttatataaagaaGGTACAATTATAGTATTGATTGCATTCATGtacttttttagatttttttcataattaatcaCCAACTAGagtgtgtttggaagtgtggtttcaattatttttcaaagtgttttttactcagaatatatcaaaataatatattttttatttttaaaaaaaatatttttaatatcagcgcttcaaaataatataaaaacaccaaaaaaataaatttaaaataaaaaaaaataaattttttttcataatcacTTTCCTTTTTCATTCTATGAAGAAAAGTTGAAAGAATTGTTCAACCTGTGCACAAGTTTAtgctgaaaataattatttatatgggCCTAAAAGATAAGCCTGCTGGAATCTGGATTTATCCAGTTAGCAAGCAAGCTACGAAGCCCGATATGTGCCCCACAGCTCTTTTATGTTTCCTcctttgttttgattattactattttacgcagagaaatttattattattattaaattattattgctGCTGTCATCGTTATATTGTTTagagaaaatattgtcattatgtttttaatgaataatcactcatgaattattattagtgtcatcatcatttgttttttttttttaattattcttaaagCAATAATATGATTCAACTAGATCGTGTCTCTTGACATTGACTAGAAGGTGCTTGGTAAAATAATATGATTAGAAGGTGCTTGCTAAATAATATGATTCATATTCTTAAAGCAATAATATGATTCAACCAAGACATGAACAAACAAGATGTGTGTCTCTTGATATTGACTAGAAGGTGCTTGATAAAATGCCGAAAAGAAGAGTTAGTTTCGTTAGGTGAGCAAAGGAAGGATTGGATATTATTGTTACAATCTTGATCTTATCTGACGTAGTAAAGGTAGATTCCTAAAACAACCACAACACTTTAAAACAAGAAGATATTAATCCTATCCAAAATCCAGGAAAAGGCAGGCACAGATTCAATCAATGGCCAAGCAAAAGGAAGCAGTGTGTGTGACTGGAGCCAACGGGTTCATTGGCTCATGGCTGGTTCGTACATTATTAGACCAAGGCTACACCAAAATCCACGCCTCTATATACCCAGGCTCTGACCCATCTCATCTCTTCGAAATCCCCGGTGCCACCGATGCTAGCGTGAGTCTGGAGGTTTTCGAAGCCGACGTGCTTGACCACGACGCCATCTGTAAGGCCGTGGAAGGTTGCCAAGGGGTTTTCCACGTTGCATCTCCCTGTACTCTAGAGGACCCAAAGGACCCACAAGAGGAACTTGTGTTGCCTGCGGTGCAAGGGACTCTTAATGTTCTGGAGGCTGCTAAGAAGTTCAAGGTTAGGCGCGTGGTTGTGACGTCCTCTATATCGGCTTTGGTTCCTAATCCGTCGTGGCCGAGGGAGAAGGTGTTTGATGAGTCTTCCTGGACTGATCTTGATTACTGCAAGTCTCGCCaggtaatttaattagatttagCGTTTTCTATTATGATGCGGTAGTAAATTTGATACTgatcacttttatttttgtaccAAAACAATCTTGTCTTGGGGCATTGCATCATGGCAGAAATGGTATCCGGTGTCAAAGACACTGGCAGAGAAAGCAGCATGGGAGTTTGCAGGGAGGAATGGAATGGATGTGGTGGCAATCCATCCTGCGACGTGCCTTGGCCCTCTCTTGCAGCCTGCATTGAACGCTAGCTGTGCTGTGTTACAGCAACTGTTGCAAGGATCAAGAGACACTCAGGAATATCACTGGCTGGGAGCTGTTCATGTAAGAGATGTGGCAATGGCACAGGTTTTGTTATTTGAGAACCCTACTGCTTCTGGTAGATATCTTTGCACCAATGGCATCTACCAGTTTGGTGATTTTGCTGCGACGGTTTCCAGACTCTTCCCTGAGTT contains:
- the LOC118031155 gene encoding cinnamoyl-CoA reductase 1, which produces MAKQKEAVCVTGANGFIGSWLVRTLLDQGYTKIHASIYPGSDPSHLFEIPGATDASVSLEVFEADVLDHDAICKAVEGCQGVFHVASPCTLEDPKDPQEELVLPAVQGTLNVLEAAKKFKVRRVVVTSSISALVPNPSWPREKVFDESSWTDLDYCKSRQKWYPVSKTLAEKAAWEFAGRNGMDVVAIHPATCLGPLLQPALNASCAVLQQLLQGSRDTQEYHWLGAVHVRDVAMAQVLLFENPTASGRYLCTNGIYQFGDFAATVSRLFPEFPLHRFSGETQPGLRACKDASKKLIDLGLLFTPVEDAVRETVESLKAKGFLRSEMSQS